In one window of Clavelina lepadiformis chromosome 4, kaClaLepa1.1, whole genome shotgun sequence DNA:
- the LOC143451732 gene encoding corticotropin-releasing factor receptor 2-like, which translates to MNFQTVPVVLAFLAAQLMVSGITSINLDKMCANYIQEPHDKENEFLGEKQTSCVIIAEFCQNYTKVPGHCPYVNTHVTNMIPPDVCFPQTLGGGIAYTRCFKKLNGVHYNISFNATRNCESDGRWSRINFTACRPIPDSSDPAEDYVNAHLKIVVIITYVGRGLSLFTLIIAFLLFWRLRSIWCWRNIIHWNLATSLILQNVIWLIHSFFTSYHARKKNEVWFQILCRVLAATSIYSQVATYCWMFVEGVYLHMMVVMAYTYDRFSIKLYMALGWGKSGLITVALINISIPILRVGRFEEIIILHHTFIYFCQILVTGYHGHVAISKRTTRIVTIVMSDKSIVTTIVFGFYKILSKQQTYCLYQIYTPVPITVIWAVLKAVYEDKECWMQNPTDTWVEYFYQIPIFVLFAINALIMVNVVRILVTKLIKQNSLESAVTYSKAVKAAFFLFNLLGITYILFFLSPGDGAGEIAFFYVNAIFQSFQGFLVCFIYCLSNSEILNAVGRNWRKWRHNTRVPCFEKDLRGIG; encoded by the exons atgaattttcaaacaGTTCCAGTAGTTTTGGCTTTCTTGGCGGCACAG TTGATGGTCAGTGGGATCACTTCAATAAACTTGGACAAGATGTGCGCCAATTATAT CCAAGAACCCCACGATAAAGAAAATGAGTTTCTGGGAGAGAAACAGACGAGTTGCGTCATCATTGCCGAATTCTGTCAAAATTACACCAAAGTACCCG GTCACTGCCCTTACGTCAACACCCACGTGACCAACATGATTCCTCCGGATGTCTGCTTTCCCCAAACGCTTGGTGGCGGCATTGCCTACACGAGATGTTTTAAGAAGCTCAATGGAGTTCATTACAACATCTCAT TTAACGCGACTCGCAACTGTGAATCAGACGGAAGATGGTCTCGTATTAATTTTACTGCTTGTCGTCCAATACCGGACTCG agTGACCCTGCCGAAGATTACGTCAATGCCCATCTCAAGATTGTCGTCATCATAACCTATGTAGGCAGGGGACTTTCCCTCTTCACATTGATCATCGCTTTTTTACTCTTCTGGAGACTCAG AAGCATCTGGTGTTGGAGAAATATCATTCATTGGAATCTTGCTACGTCACTCATTCTGCAAAACGTCATCTGGCTAATTCATAGTTTCTTCACCAGCTACCATGCAAGAAAAAAGAATGAG GTTTGGTTCCAGATTCTATGTCGCGTCCTGGCCGCCACCTCCATCTACTCTCAAGTGGCCACCTACTGCTGGATGTTCGTGGAAGGCGTCTACCTTCACATGATGGTGGTCATGGCTTACACGTACGACAGGTTCAGCATAAAGCTATACATGGCGCTAGGTTGGGGTAAGTCAGGATTAATTACAGTTGCTTTGATCAATATTTCGATTCCCATTTTACGAGTCGGTCGGTTTGAAGAAATAATTATTCTTCATcatacatttatttatttttgccaaattttGGTGACAGGGTATCATGGTCACGTGGCAATATCAAAGCGAACTACACGCATAGTGACCATTGTGATGTCAGATAAGTCCATTGTTACCACAATTGTCTTTGGCTTCTACAAAATCCTTTCCAAACAACAGACTTA CTGTTTGTATCAGATAT ATACACCGGTCCCAATCACGGTTATATGGGCGGTGCTCAAAGCGGTTTATGAGGACAAAGAATGCTGGATGCAGAACCCGACGGATACCTGGGTCGAATATTTCTACCAGATTCCCATCTTTGTCTTGTTCGCG ATCAACGCGTTGATAATGGTGAATGTCGTCCGAATTTTGGTCACTAAACTCATCAAGCAGAACTCGCTGGAAAGTGCAGTGACGTATTCAAAAGCAGTGAAGGCGGCTTTCTTTCTCTTCAACCTTCTTGGAATTACTTACATCTTGTTTTTTCTCAGTCCGGGAGATGGCgctggtgaaatcgctttcttcTACGTCAACGCCATCTTTCAGTCATTTCAG